The Microbulbifer pacificus genome has a window encoding:
- a CDS encoding putative minor capsid protein translates to MVMPKPPKDFCIDSFGYKEYLGENDWSEPIYAESLQIEHCRIDRGAEYSSSSSGKVLLYNAVLFCYEGITNPIPEFKVESVLHFDGTDHKLTKVIPIYEAYEKTIYSYELEVV, encoded by the coding sequence ATGGTAATGCCTAAACCACCGAAAGATTTTTGTATAGATTCATTTGGATATAAAGAATATTTAGGAGAAAATGATTGGTCAGAACCTATTTATGCTGAGTCTTTACAAATTGAACATTGCCGAATAGATCGAGGGGCTGAATACAGTTCATCATCATCTGGAAAAGTGCTGCTATATAATGCAGTGCTTTTTTGTTATGAAGGCATAACGAATCCAATTCCAGAGTTCAAGGTGGAATCTGTACTTCATTTTGATGGTACAGATCATAAATTGACTAAAGTTATCCCAATCTATGAAGCTTATGAAAAAACCATCTATTCATATGAATTAGAGGTGGTTTGA
- a CDS encoding minor capsid protein produces MVNITIDLGIAKSKMSPQAKRRGQYALANQALADMNPFVPMKDNILRQTATVAIDGSAVYYNTPYAEELFFMPKFNYTTPGTGPRWDNKAKGIHMNDWKRAYVKGADW; encoded by the coding sequence ATGGTTAATATTACGATCGATTTAGGTATAGCCAAAAGCAAAATGAGTCCTCAAGCAAAACGTAGAGGACAATATGCCTTAGCTAATCAAGCGCTTGCTGACATGAACCCTTTTGTACCAATGAAGGATAACATTTTAAGACAAACAGCTACCGTTGCTATTGATGGTAGCGCAGTATATTACAACACGCCATATGCTGAGGAATTGTTTTTCATGCCTAAGTTTAATTACACCACACCAGGTACCGGTCCTAGATGGGATAACAAAGCAAAAGGTATCCATATGAATGATTGGAAACGAGCATATGTAAAGGGGGCTGATTGGTAG